One genomic segment of Styela clava chromosome 3, kaStyClav1.hap1.2, whole genome shotgun sequence includes these proteins:
- the LOC120342164 gene encoding quinone oxidoreductase-like protein 1, producing MEGNVLPGSSEVLLEVRCCSINIITKRSDQQFLPDGFSKLPIIRSISGKITKIGSNVKRFKIGDEVAGIIPLDMAKTLHGIKTTLMQEEFLVHKPSELGWEVAACCLLDGLTAYTALHYQAHIRPGDTLLLCNGSDSTGVLMAQIARHWGAKVLVTASSEEEAQILRMMSNNGPQVFGGHQLLHNFVMDETGGLGVDCIVDNGIIVHDSSITNNDEDFSKPTKHDIISCLAVGGKWITSQSDLQIDPPDSEVLHMKGSSLCHLFPEMWTLSTSQQGRYLHILKDVLDKAACGVIRPHLMTVLPASEVQSRSDLFPSKSCIVIKL from the coding sequence ATGGAAGGGAATGTGCTCCCTGGTTCTTCTGAAGTATTGCTTGAAGTACGATGTTGTAGCATCAATATTATCACGAAGAGAAGTGATCAACAATTTCTTCCTGATGGTTTCAGTAAGCTTCCAATAATTCGTAGCATAAGTgggaaaatcacaaaaattggctcaaatgtcaaaagatttaaAATTGGGGATGAGGTAGCTGGAATAATTCCATTAGACATGGCCAAAACTCTACATGGCATAAAAACTACTCTTATGCAGGAAGAATTTTTAGTGCACAAGCCTTCTGAATTGGGTTGGGAAGTTGCAGCATGTTGTTTGCTGGATGGATTAACTGCTTATACAGCGCTACATTACCAAGCTCACATTCGACCTGGTGATACATTACTACTATGCAATGGTTCTGATTCAACAGGGGTTCTAATGGCACAAATTGCTAGACATTGGGGCGCAAAGGTTCTCGTCACTGCATCCTCTGAAGAAGAAGCTCAGATCTTACGTATGATGTCTAACAATGGCCCACAAGTATTCGGTGGTCACCAATTGTTGCATAATTTTGTGATGGACGAAACAGGGGGCTTAGGTGTTGATTGTATTGTTGATAATGGAATTATTGTTCACGATTCTTCAATTACCAATAACGATGAAGATTTTTCAAAACCAACAAAACATGATATTATTTCTTGTCTTGCTGTAGGAGGTAAATGGATTACTAGCCAAAGTGATTTGCAAATAGACCCTCCTGATTCAGAAGTCTTGCATATGAAAGGGTCAAGCTTATGTCACTTATTTCCTGAGATGTGGACATTGTCAACAAGTCAGCAAGGTCGATATCTTCACATATTGAAGGACGTTTTAGATAAAGCAGCATGCGGTGTCATACGACCTCATCTCATGACTGTCCTTCCTGCTTCAGAAGTACAATCTAGAAGTGATTTGTTTCCATCTAAAAGTTGCATTGTTATCAAGCTGTAG